The window GGGACATGAAGGCGTCGCCGTACGCGTTCATCGCCCCCTTCTTCATCGTCTTCGGGGCGTTCTCGCTCGTCCCGCTGCTCTATACGGCCTGGTACTCGCTGCACAACGTGCAGCTGGCCAACCTCGACGGCCAGACCTGGACCGGCCTGGACAACTACCAGAACCTGCTGTCCTCGGACTTCTTCTGGAACGCGCTGTGGAACACCTGCACCATCGGCGTGATCTCCACGGTGCCGCAGCTGCTGATGGCGATCGGCCTGGCGCACCTGCTCAACTACAAGCTGCGCGGCTCGACCGTGTGGCGGGTCGTGATGCTCACCCCGTACGCCACCTCGGTGGCGGCGGCGACGCTGGTGTTCGTGCTGCTGTACTCCTGGGACGGCGGCATGATCAACTGGCTGCTGGAGTTCGTCGGCATCGATCCGGTCAACTGGCGTGAGTCCGACTGGGGTTCACAGTTCGCGGTCTCGTCGATCGTGATCTGGCGCTGGACCGGCTACAACGCGCTGATCTACCTGGCGGCGATGCAGGCGATCCCGGCCGACCTCTACGAGTCCGCGGCGATCGACGGCGCCAACCGCTGGCAGCAGTTCCTCCATGTGACGATCCCGCAGCTGCGGCCGACGATCCTGTTCACAGTGGTCGTCTCGACGATCGGCGCGACCCAGCTCTTCGGTGAGCCCCTGCTGTTCGGCGGGGTGAGCGGTTCGAAGGGCGGCTCCGAGCACCAGTACCAGACGCTCGGGCTGTACATGTACGACCAGGGCTGGATCATCGGCAACCTCGGCAAGGCCTCTGCCATCGCCTGGACGATGTTCCTGATCCTGCTGATCGTCGCCGTGATCCAACTGCTGGTGTCCCGACGGCTGAGGAAGTCCCAATGAGCGCAAGTGAACTGACGATTCCTCAGGTCGAGAAGGATCAGAAGCCCAAGCGCGAGCGCCCCCGGGGGATGGGCGCGGGCAAGCAACTGCACGCCGGCCCGCTCACCTACGTCGTCCTGACCGTCTTCGCGCTGGTCTCGCTGGCCCCGCTGGTGTGGACGGCGATCGCGGCCTCGCGCACCGACCGGCGGCTCGCGGAGACCCCGCCACCGCTGTGGTTCGGCGGGAACCTGTTCAAGAACATGGAGCGGGCCTGGGAGGAGGGCGGGCTCGGCACCGCGATGTTCAACACCACGTTCGTCGCGGCCACGATCACCATCAGTACGGTGGTGTTCGCCACCCTCGCCGGCTTCGCCTTCGCCAAGCTGCGGTTCCGGTTCTCCGGCGTCCTGCTGATGCTGACGATCGGCACGATGATGGTCCCGCCGCAGCTGGCGGTCGTACCCCTGTATCTGTGGATGGCGGACCTCGGCTGGTCGAACCAGCTCCAGACGGTCATCCTGCCGACGCTGTGCACGGCCTTCGGTACGTTCTTCATGCGCCAGTACCTGCTGCAGGCGCTGCCGACCGAGCTGATCGAGGCGGCGCGGGTGGACGGCGCGAGCAGTCTGCGGGTCGTCTGGCACGTGGTCTTCCCGGCGGCCCGGCCGGCGATGGCGGTCCTCGGCCTGCTGACCTTCGTGTTCGCCTGGAACGACTTCCTGTGGCCGATCATCGCCCTGAACCAGGAGAACCCGACCGTGCAGGTCGCCCTCAACTCCCTCGGCACCGGTTACGTCCCCGACCAAGCGGTGATCATGGCGGGCGCCCTGCTCGGCACGCTGCCGCTGCTGATCGCCTTCCTGCTGTTCGGCAAGCAGATCGTGGGCGGCATCATGCAGGGCGCGGTCAAGGGCTGAGGCCCCGTCGTATCGCCTTTGCCGTACGTCACTTGGGGCCGGGTCACCGCCGTCCCGGCCCCTCATGCCCTCACTCCCCATTCCCCCATTCCCCCATTTCCTCGTTTCCCCATCCCCACCTCCCCTCCTACCCGTCGGTCTCCACGACCCCCAATGGGAGCGCTTCCATGCCTGAGCCCATGTCCTCCGTGTCCTTTCCTCCCGCCTTCCTCTGGGGCGCGGCGACGTCCGCATACCAGATCGAGGGGGCGGTGCGGGAAGACGGCCGCACCCCGTCCATCTGGGACACCTTCAGCCATACGCCGGGCCGGACGGCCGGCGGCGAGCACGGTGACATCGCTGTCGACCACTACCACCGCTACCGCGAG of the Streptomyces sp. T12 genome contains:
- a CDS encoding carbohydrate ABC transporter permease; this translates as MSSSKQALAHAASADAAPGDQPGAAGRAHGRGTPPPPGPDSWRSRLYRWDMKASPYAFIAPFFIVFGAFSLVPLLYTAWYSLHNVQLANLDGQTWTGLDNYQNLLSSDFFWNALWNTCTIGVISTVPQLLMAIGLAHLLNYKLRGSTVWRVVMLTPYATSVAAATLVFVLLYSWDGGMINWLLEFVGIDPVNWRESDWGSQFAVSSIVIWRWTGYNALIYLAAMQAIPADLYESAAIDGANRWQQFLHVTIPQLRPTILFTVVVSTIGATQLFGEPLLFGGVSGSKGGSEHQYQTLGLYMYDQGWIIGNLGKASAIAWTMFLILLIVAVIQLLVSRRLRKSQ
- a CDS encoding carbohydrate ABC transporter permease, producing MSASELTIPQVEKDQKPKRERPRGMGAGKQLHAGPLTYVVLTVFALVSLAPLVWTAIAASRTDRRLAETPPPLWFGGNLFKNMERAWEEGGLGTAMFNTTFVAATITISTVVFATLAGFAFAKLRFRFSGVLLMLTIGTMMVPPQLAVVPLYLWMADLGWSNQLQTVILPTLCTAFGTFFMRQYLLQALPTELIEAARVDGASSLRVVWHVVFPAARPAMAVLGLLTFVFAWNDFLWPIIALNQENPTVQVALNSLGTGYVPDQAVIMAGALLGTLPLLIAFLLFGKQIVGGIMQGAVKG